GGCAGAGCGCAGCGCCCGGGTGAGCGCGTCGTGGGCCTTCTGGGCGCGGACGGCCTCAAGATAGGCGTCTTCGACTTTCAGGGAGAATCCGAACTCGGCGGCGGCCTGGGTGGCTTCCATTTCAAGGAGCTTGGCCTTGGCCGTCTTGTATTCCGCGTACTTGCGATGCAGGGACAAGTCCCAGCGCAGGCCCAGGAAGGGGCCGGCCGCAAAGTTGTTGAACGTATCGCCGATGAAGGGATTCGTCAGGTTCTCGCGGTTGGGGGCATTCGACCACTCCAGGTGGCCGCCGATGAAAATATCGGGGTACATGTTGGCGCGCGCTTCCTGCATCTCCGCAACGCGCGCGTCGATCCCCGAGCGCACCTTGCGCATCTCCAAGCGGTTATGCATCGCGCTGTCGATGTAATAGTCGAGGGACTGAAGCTCTTCCTTCGGCGGTTTGAGGCTGCGGTCGGCGGGCTTGAACTGCTGGTTGGCCTGCAGGCCCAGCATGCGTTTGAGCGTGCGCCGGGCGATGCCGAGCTTCTGGTTGAGTTCCTCGATGCGTGCGGAGAGGCGCGCGCGGAAAAGCTCAATCTTGTAGAGGTCCACGTTGGTGACCTCGCCGGTCTCGGCCTCGAGTTTTTCCTTGATGGAGTCGTAGGCCTTGTCCAGATTCTTCTGCACGTCGGTCAAAATCTTCCAGGCGTCGCGCCCCAGCAAGACGCCCCAGTAGGCCATCTTGATGCGTTCGCGAATTTCGCGGACCTTGGCGTCGTAGTCGGCCTCTGCCACCTGCACGCCGGCGGTCGCGCGCTTGAGGGCGGCGTCAAGCTTTCCGAAGGTATAGATCGGCTGGATGATGTCGAGCTGCACGCGGTTGAAGGGGCCGATTTTGTCGATGAAGTCCTGGTCGGAGTCCGGCGAGTAGAAGATGTCGCCGCGGGCCTCGGTGATTCCGGTGAAGGTATAGGTCAGGTTCGCGATGGGGAGCCAGCGGGCGCGCTTGGCCTGGTCGATGTAGCTCTCGGAGACCGCGCGCGCCGCGCGCGCGGCTTCAATCTCCTCGCTGCGTTCGACTGCCACGGCCATGGCTTCTTCGAGGCTCATTTTGACGATCTCGGTCTCAGTGGGGTCGACTTCCTCGGCAACCTCGGAATCAGCATCCTCGGAATCCCCACTGTCCTGCGCCAGCGCGGGATGTGGCACAAGGACCAGCCGCCCGAGCAGCAAGACAAGCATGAGTAGTTCCAGCAGACGCTTCACGATTCGACTCCTTCTTCGGCTGGGGCGTTCCCCGTGTCCGGACGGAAGACTAGCAACAGGTAGCTCAGTCCCGCAAAGGTCAGTGTTCGCACGCGGCGCAGTATGCCCATGGATACACCACCTTCCATTCCGAGGCCCAGGGATTTCAGCAGCAGGCCATGGCCACCTTCGTAGGCCCCCAGCGCTCCAGGGATAAATGAAAACGCAGCATTGATGATTACGGCTGCGGCGGAGATCACATACGCCGCAAGAAAATTCATAT
This Chrysiogenia bacterium DNA region includes the following protein-coding sequences:
- a CDS encoding TolC family protein encodes the protein MKRLLELLMLVLLLGRLVLVPHPALAQDSGDSEDADSEVAEEVDPTETEIVKMSLEEAMAVAVERSEEIEAARAARAVSESYIDQAKRARWLPIANLTYTFTGITEARGDIFYSPDSDQDFIDKIGPFNRVQLDIIQPIYTFGKLDAALKRATAGVQVAEADYDAKVREIRERIKMAYWGVLLGRDAWKILTDVQKNLDKAYDSIKEKLEAETGEVTNVDLYKIELFRARLSARIEELNQKLGIARRTLKRMLGLQANQQFKPADRSLKPPKEELQSLDYYIDSAMHNRLEMRKVRSGIDARVAEMQEARANMYPDIFIGGHLEWSNAPNRENLTNPFIGDTFNNFAAGPFLGLRWDLSLHRKYAEYKTAKAKLLEMEATQAAAEFGFSLKVEDAYLEAVRAQKAHDALTRALRSAKKWFRSTTLNFNIGVTGTDELLNAYGSYVDLRGTYLEAVFDYHSAYSRLKEEAALPLPVTEE